In Oryza sativa Japonica Group chromosome 11, ASM3414082v1, the following are encoded in one genomic region:
- the LOC4350654 gene encoding uncharacterized protein: MKQWRSLVALHSSAPSSCFPQPPAPSPCPSPPREEEEEEEEEKREAAAVRLVGSDGKVRTYRRPVTARELMQQHPRHLVCRSDALLIGEKIPAVAPGEVLEPGHAYFLLPAHLFHSVLSFVSLASSLLLLLSASSASAAKKQQQRPFELLRTASGTLQIKFSDDFLLAADDKVADLAAAATNPPVLRGDKKLEKEYEELVGYSKARRWSPKLDTIQEVVAAAAGDTATAAATATTTRRSSKGRGLPFLGRLGSRRRREAAAATTTTTLVCGNGGAVACSG, translated from the coding sequence ATGAAGCAGTGGAGGTCGCTCGTCGCGCTGCACTCctcggcgccctcctcctgcttcccgcagccgcccgcgccgtcgccgtgcccctccccgccgcgggaggaggaggaggaggaggaggaggagaagcgggaggcggcggcggtgaggctgGTGGGGAGCGACGGGAAGGTGAGGACGTACAGGAGGCCGGTGACGGCGAGGGAGCTGATGCAGCAGCACCCGCGGCACCTGGTGTGCCGCTCCGACGCGCTGCTCATCGGGGAGAAGATCCCGGCGGTGGCGCCCGGCGAGGTGCTCGAGCCGGGCCACGCCTacttcctcctccccgcccACCTGTTCCACTCCGTCCTCTCCTTCGtctccctcgcctcctccctcctcctcctcctctccgcctcctccgcctccgccgccaagaagcagcagcagcggccgtTCGAGCTCCTCCGCACCGCGTCCGGCACGCTCCAGATCAAGTTCTCCGACgacttcctcctcgccgccgacgacaaggtcgccgacctcgccgccgccgccaccaacccCCCCGTGCTGCGCGGGGACAAGAAGCTGGAGAAGGAGTACGAGGAGCTCGTCGGCTACAGCAAGGCGCGGCGGTGGTCGCCCAAGCTGGACACCATCCAagaagtcgtcgccgccgccgccggtgacaccgccaccgccgccgccaccgccaccaccaccagaagATCCTCCAAAGGTCGAGGCCTCCCCTTCCTCGGCAGGctcggcagccgccgccggcgagaggccgccgccgccaccaccaccaccaccctcgtctgcggcaatggcggcgcggtggcgtgcTCCGGCTAG